TCTCGCAGGAAGCTGCGCCGGTTCATCAGTCCGGTCAGCGGATCGCTGTCCGCCAGCAATCGCGCCAGCATCTCCTGTTCGCGCGCGATATCGCGTTCCTCCCCCAGCAGCTTGATTCGCCACGCAATCGCCAGCCCGCTGCAACTCGCCTCCAGCGCCATCGCAATCAACGTCGAATTGTCGATCCAGAAATTCCATTCGAGCAGGCCCAGCGCCTGCAACACCCGTGCTGAAGCGGTCAGCAGCGGAAGGCCCCAGGCGATCGAGAAAGCGCGCGCGTAACGATATTCGGCATGCCAACCGCGCCACAGCAGTGGTACCGTCAACAACAACGTCAGCGCGAACGCCAGCGACATCGCGCGGTCGAGCAGCGCGGCATGCCAAGGCATGAACAACGCATAGGCAAGCGAGGCCGCCAGCAGCGCGATCATCGCCGCGTCGATCGCGCGCCGTACCCACCCGCGCGTGACCTCGGCCGCGAAGAAGCGCCGTGCGAATACCATCGCGCTGCACAAGGTCGCCGCCAGCAGCAGTACATTCAGCCGGAGCCGCAGGTTGTTGTCCATCGCCGTCAGCTGCGCGAGCAGCCCCGAAGTGCTCGCGGCATAAGCGATCAGGAATAGCACCATCGCGCAATAAGGCGTGTGGAAGCGCTGCCGCAGCGCGGCACCAAGCGCTGCGTTGAAGAGCAGCAGCGCCCCGGCCAGGCCGGCGAAGCCGGCGTAAAAGGCGGCCAGCCGCAACTCGTAATGTTGCGATACGTCAGGGGAGACCAGGTGCGGCTCCAGCACCAGCCCGCGCAGGTTCACCGCGCCCCGCACGTGCCACAGCAGCCGAACGGGCCGTGCCGTCGCCGCGGGGATCGGCAATTCGAACGTTGCGCCCAGCTTCAGGTGCCGCCATGCGGTCGCGCTGGTCAAGCCAGTCGTCCGGATCGAGCCATCGGCATACAGGACGTGCAGCGTGATCGCATCCTGCCACAGGCTCCCGGAACGGACCAGCATCCCTGGCCCCACCGCAGGAAGGATAGCGGAGCGTACCCAATAGTCGCCGCCCCCGGCGCGGCGTTGCGGCCCCTCGCACGTGAAGCCCTCATCGCTTCCGAGTATCACCGTCGCACGATCGCCTGGAGCGGCGTGACGATAGCAGGTGGCGAGCGGAACATTGGTACTCGCCGAAGCCGCCGGCGCGATCGCCAGCGTCGACAGGATCATGGCGAACGCAGCCACGATACGATGAACGACCCCCCCGGACATGCGGACACGCTATGCCATATTTGGCAAACAGAGTGTTAACGTTCGAGGCGGCAAAACGTAAATAATTATGGGTGTTAGCCACGCAGGCGGGTGGCTGGATCGCGACCGATTTACGCACCAGCGCAGCCGCTTGGGCCGCGGACGACACATAAGTCACGGAACGGCGATTTCCTTTGAAAGGTTAACGGGCCGGGGATCGTACCCCGGCCCGTCGGCAGGTTAGTCCGCCGCCGCGGGGGCTGCCTTGCCCTTCTTCTTGCCGGGCTTGGGCGCTGCGGCCTCGATCGCGAAGCTTAGGGCACCGTCCTTCATGTGCACGGTCACTTCGCCGCCGTGCACCAGCTTGCCGAACAGCAGCTCCTCGGCCAGCGGCTGCTTGATCTTCTCCTGGATCAACCGCCCCATCGGCCGTGCGCCGTAAAGCTTGTCATAGCCCTTCTCGGTCAGCCACTTCTTCGATTCCTCGTCCAGCTTGATGTGCACGTCCCGATCGGCGAGTTGCAGTTCGAGCTGGAGGATGAACTTGTCCACAACGCGCGCCACCACTTCCGGCGGCAGGTAGCCGAACGGCACGATCGCATCGAGGCGATTGCGGAACTCCGGCGTGAACATCTTCTGCACCGCCTGTTCGTCCTCGCCCTCACGGGTGAGGTTACCGAACCCGACCGTCTCCCGCGCCATGTCGGATGCGCCGGCATTGGTCGTCATGATCAGAATGACGTTGCGGAAGTCGACTGTCTTCCCGTGCTGGTCGGTCAGCCGTCCGTTGTCCATCACCTGCAAGAGGATGTTGAACAAGTCCGGGTGCGCCTTCTCGATTTCGTCGAGCAGCAGCACGCAATGCGGGTTCTGGTCGACTGCGTCCGTCAGTAGGCCGCCCTGATCGAAGCCCACATAGCCCGGAGGCGCACCGATCAGGCGGCTTACCGAATGGCGCTCCATATATTCGGACATGTCGAAGCGCTGGAGCGGGATGCCGAGGATCGTCGACAATTGCTTGGCGACCTCGGTCTTGCCCACGCCGGTCGGCCCGGTGAACAGGTAATTGCCGATCGGCTTCTCCGGCTCGCGCAGCCCGGCACGCGCCAGCTTGATCGCGCTGGCAAGCTTCTCGATCGCCGCATTCTGCCCGAAGACGACGCGCTTCAGGTCGGTCTCGAGCGTCTCGAGCTGCTTCTTGTCGTCTGTCGAAACGCTCTTCGGCGGAATGCGCGCCATGGTCGCGATGACCGCCTCGATCTCGCGCGCGGTGATCGTCTTCTTGCGCTTGCTCGGCGCCACCAGCATCTGCATCGCGCCGACTTCGTCGATTACATCGATTGCCTTGTCGGGCAGCTTGCGGTCGTTGATATAGCGTGCAGAAAGTTCGACCGCCGACTTGATGGCCTCGGGCGTGTACTTGACCGAATGGTGTTCCTCAAACGCCGAGCGCAGCCCCGCGAGGATCTTGATCGTGTCCTCGATCGTCGGTTCGTTGACGTCGATCTTCTGGAACCGGCGCAACAGCGCGCGATCCTTCTCGAAGTGGTTGCGGAACTCCTTGTAGGTCGTCGAGCCGATGCAGCGGATCGTGCCGCCGGACAGCGCCGGCTTGAGCAGGTTCGACGCATCCATGGCGCCACCGCTGGTCGCGCCGGCCCCGATGACGGTGTGGATCTCGTCGATGAAGAGCACCGCGTGCGGCAGCTTCTCCAACTCGTTGACGACCGCCTTCAACCGCTCCTCGAAGTCGCCGCGATAGCGCGTGCCGGCCAGCAGCGCGCCCATATCAAGCGAATAGATGACCGCCGGCAGCAGCACGTCGGGCACGTCGCCCTCGACGATCTTGCGCGCCAGTCCTTCGGCGATCGCGGTCTTCCCGACGCCGGGATCGCCGACATAGAGCGGGTTGTTCTTCGACCGCCGGCACAGGATCTGCACCGTGCGATCGACCTCCGCAGAGCGTCCGATCAGCGGGTCGACCTTGCCGACCTTGGCCTTCTCGTTCAGATCGACCGTGAACTGCTTCAGTGCGCTCTCGCCCTTCTTGCCGGGCGCGTCGGACTTGTCCTTCTTCTCTTCCTGGGGTGCGCCTTTGGCACTGGTCGCCTCCGGAGTCGCGGCGCCCTTGCCGACGCCGTGGCTGATGAAGCTGACCGCATCCAGCCGGCTCATGTCCTGCTGTTGCAGGAAATAGACGGCGTAGCTTTCACGCTCGGAAAACAGCGCGACGAGCACGTTGGCGCCGGTCACTTCATCGCGACCGGACGACTGGACGTGCAGGATCGCGCGCTGCACCACGCGCTGAAAGCCGCTGGTGGGCGAGGGATCGGTCGCGGCATCGACCTTCAGCGCGCCCAGTTCGGTATCCAGGTAATGCGAAACGGTGGTCTTCAACTCGCTCAGCTCGACTCCGCAGGCAGACATTACCTGGCTGGCGTGTTCGTCGTCGAGCAGGGCGAGCAGCAGGTGTTCGAGCGTCGCATATTCGTGGCGGCGCGACGAGGCGGCCTCGAGTGCCTTGTGCAGCGTGGTCTCGAGAGCGCTGGCAAATGACGGCATCAGGTTACTCCTTGCAGGCCACGTGAAGCCACGCGACCCCTTGCGACGAATGTCGTGATGCAAGGGCTCCGCATCAAGCGTCGCCGGACATCACGCCGCGTCTTGCACCCGCCGACCCCATGAAGCCGCGCTGCGCAGACCCTTAGCTTCTGAATAACGCGTCCGCACTTGCACGATGGTTAACGGCGCCTTCGATCTTTCGTCGCACCCGCGCGATCTCGCCTTCGAGCGCTACGACGCGCGCTTCCAGCTCCACCATCGACAGCCGGTCGAGATCCTCGCGCAGCAGCGCGGTCAGCGGATCGTCGGGATTGGCCCCAAGGATGTCGTCCAGGTCCACGCTCGCATCGTTGACGCTGCGGAAGGCGAAGTCAATAAGGCTGGCCAATGACTATAAGGGGTTCCGCGACACGATGACCGACGTGCCCGATGCGATGTTGGCGATCGACCCTGCGGCGGCGGGCGGTCCCGAGGTGCTGGTGCCGGTACGGCGCACGGTGCCCGCGCCGCGCGACGGCGAGGTGCTGGTGCGGGTTGCGGCTGCGGGCGTGAACCGCCCCGACGTGATGCAGCGGCAAGGACTCTATCCGCCGCCGCCCGGCGCTCCCTCTACGCTGGGGCTTGAAATCGCGGGTGAGGTGGTGGCGGTGGGCGAGGGCGTCGATCCCGGCCGGCTCGGCGCACGCGTCTGCGCGCTGGTTGCGGGCGGCGGCTATGCCGAATATGCGGTCGCGCCCGCCGCGCAATGCCTGCCCGTGCCCGATGCACTGTCGATGGCGGAGGCGGCGGCGCTGCCTGAAACGCTGTTCACCGTCTGGACGAATCTGTTCGAACGCGCCTTCGCCGTGGAGGGCGATACCGTCCTGGTACACGGCGGAACCAGCGGGATCGGCACGATGGCGATCACGCTGGGCAACCTCTTCGGGCTGGAGGTGATCGTAACGGTTGGCTCGGCGGAGAAGCAGGCCGCGGCCCTGCGACTCGGCGCCGATCACGCGATCGACTACAAGACCGAGGATTTCGTCGCGCGGGTTAAGGAGATCACCGGCGGGCGTGGCTGCGCGGCCGTGCTGGACATGGTCGGTGGCGACTATGTGCCCCGAAACCTGCAATGTCTCGCCGACGATGGCCGCCACGTCTCGATCGCGGTGCAGCGCGGCGCGTCGGCGACGGTGCCGCTGTTCGAGATCATGAAGCGCCGGCTCACGCTGACGGGTTCGACGCTGCGTGGGCGGGACGCCGGGTTCAAGGCGCTGGTCGCCGAAGAGATCGCGCGCACCGTCTGGCCGTTCGCCGAGGCTGGCAAGCTGAAGCCGGTGATGGATCGAACCTTCCCGCTCGCGCAGGCCGCCGACGCGCACCGCCGGATGGAAGAGGGCAGTCACGTCGGCAAGATCGTACTGACGATGGTGTGAGCGGCGTCGTCGATGCGAGCATGGCGAAGCAATCCCGGCTGGCTTGATCCGGCGCAGGATCGCTTCGCTACGTTCGCGACGGCGCTTTTTGGCGATACCGCACTGTGGGCGCGGTATCCGCCGACGGTCCCGACGTTCGTCGGGATGAGTAGGCCGTCCTACTTCAGCGCCGCTCGTACGCCTTCGGCAACGCGCCTTCCACCGGCGTCAGATAACGATCCCGCAGCTCGCTCTGCCGCGAGCGCATCGGCTGCGACACGCCGTCGATCCATGTCGCGACCGGCACTGAGGACAGCTCCAGCGGGTCACCGTCCCAGATCACCACGTCCGCGCGCCGCCCGGCGCGCAGCGAACCGATCTCGCCCCCCATCCCGATCGCCTCGGCCGGTGCGCTGGTGATCGACGCGAACGCCTGTCCCCAGTCGAGCCCGGTTGCGCCGGGTACGCGCGCGATGGCGACCAGATTGCCCGCAAACTGCCGCAGCACATGGTCGCCCCCCGACGCACCCGTCGAGGCGAGCCCGACCGGTACGCCCGCCGCGCGCAGCCGCCCGACGTTCGACTCGGTCGCCGCCAGGTTCTCGAAATTGGCAGGCAGGTCGGCCAGCGCCGCCGCAATTACCGGCACCTTCGCCGCCGCGATGTCGCGCGCGACCAGCCAGCCCTCGGTCACGCCGACCAGCACCAGCTTCAGCTTCGGATAGTCGCGGGTCAGCGCCAGTACGTTGCGGATGTCCGCCGCACGTTCGACATGCACCAGCAGCGGCACCTGCCCGTCGAGCACACGCAACAGCGCGTCGGCATCGCTGCGCGTCACCAGCGCGTCGCGCGATCGCCCGTCGAATGCAGCCGGGTTCCGGCGGAAGTCCTGCGCCTGCGCAAACGCGTCGCGCAACAGCGCATAGGCGGCGGGGCGGCTGCCGCCCGCCAGCTTGCCGCCGCTTTCACCCAGTTCGACAAATTGGAACGCGCGTGGCCGCGTAACGGCGTCCGGATCCGCGCCCAGATCGATTACCGCACCCTGACCGGCGAAAATCGATCCCTCCGCACTCGGCGTCACGATCGCGCGGGTCACCCCGCCGAGCCGCTCGTTCGCGACCTTCACCGCCGCCGGATTCACCCCCAAGGATACGTCGATCGCCGCCTTGAACGGCGAGTTGCGTGCGCCTGCGTCGTTGCTTTCCTGAACACCATCGGCATCGACGAGCGAGATGTCGCTCAGTGCCGAGACGACGCCCGCCGAAACCCACTTGCCGGTCGCGTCGATCACCTGCGCGCCCGCCGGCACCGCAACCCCGCGCCCGGCCGCCAGGACGCGACCATTTGCGATCACCACCGTGCCGCCCTCGACTGGCGCGGAGCCGTCGCCGATCGCGACCGTACCGCCGGTGATCGCCACGGTCTGCGCCGTCGCGGGGCTGGCCAGCATCGTGGCGAGCAAAAGGAACGCGCGCTTCACTTGACGTCTCCCGATCCGGGCTGGCCGAGTTCGAAGTCGCTCACCGGGCGACGTTTCGGATCGGTCGCATCGTAGAGCATCGCGCCGTCGACCCACACCTTTTCGGGTCGTGTGTAGACGCTGAACGGATTGCCGTTCCACAACACCACGTCCGCCATCTTCCCCGGCTTCAGGCTGCCCGTTTGCGCATCGATTCCCAATGCCTTCGCCGGACCGATCGACAGCCACTTCCACGCCGCCGCATCGCTGATCTGGATGCCCGAGTGCCGCGCCGAGGACAGCGCCTTGGCCACTTCCTGGTTCAGCCGCTGAATGCCGTTCTCGTCGTCGGAATGGATCATCGCGCACGCGCCGGCATGATCGAGGATCGCGAGATTTTCGCCGATCCCGTCATAACTTTCCATCTTGAAGCCGTACCAATCGGCCCACACCGCGGCGCAGGTGCCGCTCGCCTTCAGCAGATCGGCGATCTTGTACGCCTCCACCGCGTGGTGGAACGCCGTCACTTTATACCCGAATTCCTTGGCCATATCGAGGACGATCGCCATTTCGTCGGCTCGATAGCAATGGTTCTGCACCATGATCTCGCCCGACAGGACGCCGCGCAGCGTATCCATGCCGATGTCGCGCTCGGGCTGGTCGCCGCCCTCGGCTTCGTACTTGTCCCATTTGCGCTTGTACGTCGCTGCCTTCGCCCACGTCTGGCGATCGACCGCAACATTGCCCATGCGTGTCGAAGGTTCGCGGTTTTTGCTGCCATAAACGCGCTTCGGGTTCTCGCCGCACGCCATTTTCAGCCCATAAGGCGCGCCGGGGAACTTCATTGCCTGCATTGTGCGCGCATAAACGTTCTTCAGCACCACGCTGCGCCCGCCCATCAGGTTCGCCGAACCCGGGAGGATCTGCAACGTCGTGACGCCGCCGTTTGCCAGCGCGCGGCCGAAGCCGGGGTCCTGCGGCCAGACGCTGTGCTCCGCCCAAACGTCGGCGGTGATCGGGCCGGTCGCCTCGTTGCCGTCGGAATGCGCCTGCACCGAGGGGGTCGGATAGTCGCCGAGGTGGCTGTGGATGTCGACGATGCCGGGCGTCACGAACTTGCCCTGGCCGTCGATCACCGTCGCGCCGGCGGGCGCATCCAGCGTCTGGCCGACCGCCACCACCTTGCCGTCCGCGAACAGCACCGCGCCGCCGTCGATCCGCCCGCCCTCACCGTCGAAGATCGTGACGTTGCGCACCAGCGTCGGCGCGCCGGGATAGGGATGATAGGTCGAGGGATAGGGATCGTGCGCATAGCGCACCGGCGGCGCCTTCTTCGTCGCTGTTGCCGGCTTGTCGGCGGTCGTCGCGCACGCCGACAGCGGCAGCGCGATGAGCGCAGCCGACAGCAACACGCGCCTGGCGCGATCCGAATTCATGGCGAGACCCCTTTTTTCATACCCTTTGTTGTCCCGATCATGGACACGCTCTTGTGGCACGGTCAAGCGAGCCCGCACGCCATTTGCCGCGAAACGTGGCGGCGGAAAGGTTCCGCGTGGATATTCATTGTCGCAAATAGATTTACATTGGAATCCTTATACAACTTGCGTTGACCTGTGCGGGAACGCTGCTACGGCGATGCCGGTAAGTAAGGGAGTTCGCGATGTCCGATGATACCATGACCGCCAATGCAGTTGAGCTTGCCACCGAGTTGACGATCGCGTGGCTGGCAAATCCCAACACCCGCGCGTCCGGCGAGGATGTCCCGGCATTTCTGCGGACGATGCACGATGCGGTGACCAACCTGTCGTCGTCGACTGCGCCGGCCGCACCGGAAGAGCCCGCGGCAGAATATACGCCTGCGGTATCGGTGCGAAAGTCGCTCGCGTCGAAGGATCATCTGATCTCGCTGATCGACGGCAAGCCTTACAAGACGCTGCGCCGCCATCTGGCCGGTCATGGTCTGACCCCGGAAGAGTATCGCCAGCGCTATGGCCTGAAGGCTGATTATCCGATGGTCGCCGAAAGCTATTCGGAAGCGCGTCGCGACATGGCCAAGAAGATCGGCCTCGGCCGCAAGCCGGGCGCGCGTCGCACCGAGGGCGCCGCTGCCCCGGCGGAGCCTGCCACCACCGGCACGCGTGGCCGTCGCAAGAACGCCGCGGCCGACGCCTGACGCAGACCGGCGCGGGCGCGGTACTGTAATGGCGATCGTCGATCCGATGATCGCCCCGGCGGTGGACCGTGCCCGCGCGTCGCTCGCGCAGGCTTTGCGCGAGATGGTGGGTAGTGGCGAGCTCGATCTCGCCCGCCCACCCGGCGACGACGGACTGATTGGCGCGTCTTCGCCCGCCTGGGCGGTGCACGGCGATTTCTCCGCGATGATGATCGGCGGCATCTCGGCCTTGCTGCTCCAGATGCTGCACCCCGGCGCGCTTGCCGGCGTGTGGGACTATAGTGATTTTCGCCGCGACCGGCTCGGCCGGCTTCGCCGCACCGCGCAGTTCATCGCGGTCACCACGTACGGATCGACCGTCGCTGCCGAACACGCCATAGCGCACGTCCGCAGCATTCACGACCGCATCCACGGCACGCTGCCGGACGGCACACGGTACGACGCCAACGATCCTGCGCTGCTGACCTGGGTGCACGTCGCCGAGACCGACAGCTTCCTGCGTGCCTATCTACGTTACCGCGACCCGGCATTCTCCGCGGAGGCGCAGGACCGGTACGTCGCCGATACCGCGATCGTCGCCGAACGGCTCGGCGCGCGCGACGTGCCGCGTTCGCGTGCCGACATCGCCGCCTATTATCGTCGCGTCCGTCCCGAGCTGCGCGGCGACCACCGCGTGCATGAGGTCGCCGACGCGCTGCTCGCCCGCGGTCCCGACCCCGCGCAGGCAGCCGGACTGGCCGTCGCCTCCGCCGCCGCGCTCGACCTGCTGCCCGGCTGGGCGGCCGCGCTCCATGATCGTCGACCCGCGCCGCTCACGCGCCCTGCGATCCGCGCCGGGGCCGATGGTCTCGCGCGCATCCTGCGCTGGGCGCTCCGGGCGCGCTGATCGGGCTGGCACCCTTGGCGCCGCTGGCACGTTGAGCGTGAGCGAGAGGAGCATGGACATGCCGCTGACGACCGATGCCGAGATCAAGGCGCTTCTGGAAGAGGTGCGCACCATCGCGCTGGTCGGCGCGTCCGATCGCCCGACCCGACCCTCGAACGGCGTGATGGCGACGCTTCAGGCGCACGGCTATCGCGTGATCCCGGTCAATCCGCAGATCACCGGCGAACATATCCACGGCGAGTTCGTGTTCCGCGATCTCGAGCAGCTCGGCGATCCGATCGACATGGTCGACATTTTCCGGCGCTCGTCGGAGGCAGGGGCGGTTGTCGACCAGGCGATTGCGATCGGCGCCAAGGCGGTGTGGCTGCAACTCGGCGTGATCGACGACGACGCAGCGGCGCGCGCCGAGGCCGCTGGGCTGAAGGTGGTGATGGACCGCTGCCCCGCGATCGACCTGCCGCGGTTGGGCGTGCGCCGGATCGAACGCTGACGAACCTCCGGTGGTCATCCCCGCGACCGGGACCAGAAAGCCCGGGTCGTTGCAAGGACCGTCACTTCAGCGCCTTGGCCCGGCGGCCGCGCGAGAGTGACGCGACGTTCAAGCCAGCCCACTCTCCCCATGATTGGTCGCAGCTGTTACAAGCCCCCGACATCATAAGAAGGGGAGTGCATGTCCAGTCTGTTCCGGCGCAAGCCGATCGCGGTCGATCACGGCAGCGGCCCGGTGCTCGCGCGCACGCTGTCGTGGCCGCATCTGGTTGCGCTTGGCGTTGGCGCGATCGTCGGCACCGGCATCCTGACGCTGATCGGAGTGGGCGCTGACCGCGCCGGCCCGGCAGTGATGCTCAGCTTCGTCATTGCCGGCAGCATCTGCGCCTGCGCAGCGCTCGCCTATGCCGAGATGTCGACGATGATCCCGGCCTCCGGCAGCGCTTACACCTATAGCTACGTCGTGCTGGGTGAAGTGATCGCCTGGGTGATCGGCTGGTCGCTGATCCTGGAATATTCGCTGGTCGTCTCGACGGTGGCGGTCGGCTGGTCCGGCTATGCCTCGGCATTGTTGACCCCGCTCGGCTTCCCGACCGCGCTGACCAATGGGCCGGAGCTTGGCGGCATCGTCAATCTGCCGGCCATCTTCATCATCGCGGTCGTCGCGGGGCTGCTATGCCTAGGTACCAAGGAGAGCGCGACGCTCAACGCGGTGCTGGTCGCGATCAAGCTTGTCGCGCTGACCGTCTTCGTGATCGTCGCGCTCCCGCACTTCGACGCCGCCAACCTCCACCCGTTCATGCCGCACGGCTTCACTGCTTCGGTCGATCCCGACGGCAAGGAACGCGGCGTCATGGCCGCAGCCGCGATCATTTTCTTCGCTTTCTATGGCTTCGACGCGATCTCGACTGCTGCGGAGGAGACCAAGAACCCGGGCCGCGATCTTTCGATCGGGATCATCGGGTCGATGTTCGGCTGCATCATCATCTACGTCGGCGTGGCGGTCGCGGCGGTGGGTGCGCTCAGCTACACGCATTTCGCGGGCTCGCCGGAGCCGCTGGCGCTGATCCTGCGCGATATCGGCCGGCCCGGCTTCGCGACCTTCCTGGCCGCCAGCGCGGTGATCGCACTGCCGACGGTGTTGCTGGGCTTTCTCTTCGGGCAGAGCCGCATCTTCTTCGTCATGGCGCGCGACGGGCTGTTGCCCGCCGGGCTGGCGAAGGTGTCGCGCCGTGGCGCGCCGGTGCGGATCACGTTGATGACGGCAGCACTTGTCGCGGTGATCGCGGGCGTGATGCCAATCGACGCGATCGCCGCGCTCGCCAACGCGGGTACGCTGGCGGCGTTCGTCGCCGTCTGCGTGTGCATGATGGTAATGCGCAGGCGTGCGCCCGATGCGGAGCGGACGTTTCGCACCCCGTTGGCGCCCGTCGTCGGGACGCTCGGCGTGCTGGGCTGCGTCTACCTGTTCTTCAGCCTGCCAGCCAAGACGCAGCTGTACTTCCTGTTGTGGAACCTGCTCGGGCTGGTGCTGTACTTCGCCTGGGGCCGGAAGCGCGCGATCGTGGCGTAACGCCCCGGCTGCGCTCGCATGACGAAGGAACGTTTAGCGCTTTTTCACGAACTCCGCCCGCAGCACCAAGCCCTTGATGCCGTCGAAGCGACAGTCGATCTCCTGTGCGTCGCCCGTCAGCCGGATCGACTTGATCGCGGTCCCGCGCTTCAGCGTCTGGCTGGTTCCCTTGACCTTCAGGTCCTTCACCAGCGTGACCGCATCGCCGTCGGCCAGCAGATTGCCGACCGCGTCGCGCACCTCGATCCCCACCGCCGCCGCTGCCGCCCCTGTCGACGCCGCGCCCGTTGCGCCGTCCTGCACCCACTCGCCGGTTGCTTCGTCGTAGATATATTCGTCGCTCACGTGCCCACCCCATATAAAAAGAGGGAGGACCGGCGGCCCTCCCTCCACATTCCCGAAGTGTCCGGCGCGCTTACGCGGCCAGATTGCGCAACACGTACTGAAGGATGCCGCCGTTCAGGAAATACTCCAGCTCGTTGACGGTATCGATCCGGCAGCGCGTCTGGAACTGCTCGGTCGACCCATCGGCGCGCTTCAGCGTGACGGTCACTTCCTGGCGCGGGCGCAACTGCGCGACGTGCTGGATCGTGAACGTCTCGTCGCCGGTCAGCTTCAGCGTCTCGCGCGTCACGCCGTCCGCGAACTGCAACGGCAACACGCCCATCCCGACCAGGTTCGAACGGTGGATCCGCTCGAAGCTCTCGGTGATGACGGCGCGCACGCCCAGCAGGTTGGTGCCCTTCGCCGCCCAGTCGCGTGACGAACCGGTGCCATATTCCTTGCCGGCGATGATGACGAGCGGGGTGCCATCGGCCTTGTGGCGCATCGCTGCGTCATAGATCGGCATCACCTCGCCCTCGTAACGGCTCATGCCGCCCTCGACGCCGGGCACCATCTCGTTGCGGATGCGGATGTTGGCGAACGTACCGCGCATCATCACGTCGTGGTGGCCACGGCGTGCGCCATAGCTGTTGAAGTCGCCGCGGCTGACCTGATGCTCCTGCAACCACTTGCCCGCCGGACTGTCGGCCTTGATGCTGCCGGCCGGCGAGATGTGGTCGGTGGTGATCGAATCGCCCAGGATCGCCAGCGGCTTCGCCTCGATGATGTCGGTCACCGGGGCGGGGGTCATCTCCAGCCCGTCGAAATACGGCGGGTTGGCGACATAGGTCGATCCGGCGCGCCACGCGTAGGTGTCCGATCCGGTGACGTCGATCGCCTGCCACTTGTCGTCGCCCGCGTAGACGTTGCCGTAGCGCGCGCGGAACATGCCGTCGTCGATGTTGGCGGTCATCAGGTCCGACACTTCCTGATTGGTCGGCCAGATGTCGCGCAAGTAGACGTCGCTGCCGTCGGTCGCCTGACCGATCGGCGTTTCGTTCATGTCGGTGGTGACCGTGCCCTTCAGCGCATAGGCGACGACCAGCGGCGGCGAGGCGAGGAAGTTCGCGCGCACGTCGGGCGACACGCGGCCCTCGAAATTGCGGTTGCCCGACAGCACCGACGCGGCGACGAGGTCGTTCTCGTTGATCGCCTTGCTGATCGGCGCGGCCAGCGGCCCGGAATTGCCGATGCAGGTGGTGCAGCCATAGCCGACCAGGTTGAACCCGATCGCGTCGAGATCCGCCGA
The genomic region above belongs to Sphingomonas phyllosphaerae 5.2 and contains:
- a CDS encoding sensor domain-containing diguanylate cyclase, which encodes MAAFAMILSTLAIAPAASASTNVPLATCYRHAAPGDRATVILGSDEGFTCEGPQRRAGGGDYWVRSAILPAVGPGMLVRSGSLWQDAITLHVLYADGSIRTTGLTSATAWRHLKLGATFELPIPAATARPVRLLWHVRGAVNLRGLVLEPHLVSPDVSQHYELRLAAFYAGFAGLAGALLLFNAALGAALRQRFHTPYCAMVLFLIAYAASTSGLLAQLTAMDNNLRLRLNVLLLAATLCSAMVFARRFFAAEVTRGWVRRAIDAAMIALLAASLAYALFMPWHAALLDRAMSLAFALTLLLTVPLLWRGWHAEYRYARAFSIAWGLPLLTASARVLQALGLLEWNFWIDNSTLIAMALEASCSGLAIAWRIKLLGEERDIAREQEMLARLLADSDPLTGLMNRRSFLREAIGRSEPHVLVLVDIDHFKKVNETLGHDGGDQVLRVFADALRHAVPGGTLVARIGGEEFAVLAPLDATTLPERLLTHIRTAAMPFDLAVTASLGSGCGAIADERDWKALYRRADDALFAAKRAGRDRLRWAEAA
- the clpA gene encoding ATP-dependent Clp protease ATP-binding subunit ClpA, translating into MPSFASALETTLHKALEAASSRRHEYATLEHLLLALLDDEHASQVMSACGVELSELKTTVSHYLDTELGALKVDAATDPSPTSGFQRVVQRAILHVQSSGRDEVTGANVLVALFSERESYAVYFLQQQDMSRLDAVSFISHGVGKGAATPEATSAKGAPQEEKKDKSDAPGKKGESALKQFTVDLNEKAKVGKVDPLIGRSAEVDRTVQILCRRSKNNPLYVGDPGVGKTAIAEGLARKIVEGDVPDVLLPAVIYSLDMGALLAGTRYRGDFEERLKAVVNELEKLPHAVLFIDEIHTVIGAGATSGGAMDASNLLKPALSGGTIRCIGSTTYKEFRNHFEKDRALLRRFQKIDVNEPTIEDTIKILAGLRSAFEEHHSVKYTPEAIKSAVELSARYINDRKLPDKAIDVIDEVGAMQMLVAPSKRKKTITAREIEAVIATMARIPPKSVSTDDKKQLETLETDLKRVVFGQNAAIEKLASAIKLARAGLREPEKPIGNYLFTGPTGVGKTEVAKQLSTILGIPLQRFDMSEYMERHSVSRLIGAPPGYVGFDQGGLLTDAVDQNPHCVLLLDEIEKAHPDLFNILLQVMDNGRLTDQHGKTVDFRNVILIMTTNAGASDMARETVGFGNLTREGEDEQAVQKMFTPEFRNRLDAIVPFGYLPPEVVARVVDKFILQLELQLADRDVHIKLDEESKKWLTEKGYDKLYGARPMGRLIQEKIKQPLAEELLFGKLVHGGEVTVHMKDGALSFAIEAAAPKPGKKKGKAAPAAAD
- a CDS encoding DUF1192 domain-containing protein, with translation MDLDDILGANPDDPLTALLREDLDRLSMVELEARVVALEGEIARVRRKIEGAVNHRASADALFRS
- a CDS encoding NAD(P)H-quinone oxidoreductase, with product MTDVPDAMLAIDPAAAGGPEVLVPVRRTVPAPRDGEVLVRVAAAGVNRPDVMQRQGLYPPPPGAPSTLGLEIAGEVVAVGEGVDPGRLGARVCALVAGGGYAEYAVAPAAQCLPVPDALSMAEAAALPETLFTVWTNLFERAFAVEGDTVLVHGGTSGIGTMAITLGNLFGLEVIVTVGSAEKQAAALRLGADHAIDYKTEDFVARVKEITGGRGCAAVLDMVGGDYVPRNLQCLADDGRHVSIAVQRGASATVPLFEIMKRRLTLTGSTLRGRDAGFKALVAEEIARTVWPFAEAGKLKPVMDRTFPLAQAADAHRRMEEGSHVGKIVLTMV
- a CDS encoding amidohydrolase family protein; its protein translation is MKRAFLLLATMLASPATAQTVAITGGTVAIGDGSAPVEGGTVVIANGRVLAAGRGVAVPAGAQVIDATGKWVSAGVVSALSDISLVDADGVQESNDAGARNSPFKAAIDVSLGVNPAAVKVANERLGGVTRAIVTPSAEGSIFAGQGAVIDLGADPDAVTRPRAFQFVELGESGGKLAGGSRPAAYALLRDAFAQAQDFRRNPAAFDGRSRDALVTRSDADALLRVLDGQVPLLVHVERAADIRNVLALTRDYPKLKLVLVGVTEGWLVARDIAAAKVPVIAAALADLPANFENLAATESNVGRLRAAGVPVGLASTGASGGDHVLRQFAGNLVAIARVPGATGLDWGQAFASITSAPAEAIGMGGEIGSLRAGRRADVVIWDGDPLELSSVPVATWIDGVSQPMRSRQSELRDRYLTPVEGALPKAYERR